One window of Neptuniibacter halophilus genomic DNA carries:
- a CDS encoding Na+/H+ antiporter family protein: MNAVIIAVLVMLILSLLRTHVVIALLIGALAGGLSGGLSLQATIDAFNSGIGGGASVALSYALLGGFAVAIAQSGLPHALAGRVVTLLGQNPDPARVKWVKNALLLVILLVAISSQNIMPIHIAFIPLLVPPLLLAMSKMQIDRRLIACVLTFGLVTPYMFLPVGFGGIFLNEILLKNISNGGLDISGISVVEAMSIPAAGMIFGLLIAVFISYRGKRRYNIEKIAAVEESTQPQSRKNILIAIASISVAFVTQLYTDSMVMGALLGFLLFSVTGVVRWNESDGLLTDGMKMMATIGFIMIAAAGFAQVLKETGEIATLVSSSVDLIGNNKPLAAFLMLLVGLLITMGIGSSFSTIPIIAAIYVPLAMQLGFSPLAIVALVGTAAALGDAGSPASDSTLGPTAGLNVDGQHNHIWDSVVPTFLHYNLPLLVFGWFAAVTL, from the coding sequence ATGAACGCAGTCATTATCGCCGTACTGGTTATGCTGATTCTCAGCCTACTACGCACTCATGTCGTGATCGCTTTGCTGATCGGCGCACTGGCCGGCGGCCTGAGCGGTGGCCTCAGCCTGCAGGCAACGATCGATGCATTTAACTCGGGAATCGGTGGCGGCGCCAGCGTTGCCCTGAGCTATGCCCTGCTCGGTGGCTTTGCCGTAGCCATTGCTCAGTCAGGTCTGCCCCACGCCCTCGCGGGCCGGGTGGTCACATTGCTGGGACAGAACCCGGACCCGGCACGGGTTAAGTGGGTCAAAAACGCCCTGCTGCTGGTGATTCTGCTGGTAGCGATCTCCTCTCAGAACATCATGCCGATCCATATTGCATTTATTCCACTGCTGGTTCCGCCGCTTCTGCTGGCCATGAGTAAAATGCAGATCGACCGCCGCCTGATCGCCTGCGTTCTGACCTTCGGCCTGGTGACACCCTATATGTTCCTGCCGGTGGGCTTTGGTGGCATCTTCCTGAATGAGATTCTGCTGAAAAATATCAGTAACGGTGGTCTGGATATCAGCGGGATTTCTGTTGTGGAAGCGATGAGCATTCCCGCTGCCGGAATGATCTTTGGCCTGCTGATTGCTGTATTTATCAGCTACCGGGGTAAGCGGCGCTACAACATCGAAAAGATTGCTGCGGTTGAAGAGAGTACCCAGCCGCAGAGCAGAAAAAATATCCTGATCGCCATCGCTTCTATCAGCGTTGCCTTTGTCACCCAGCTTTATACCGACTCAATGGTGATGGGCGCACTGCTTGGCTTTCTTCTGTTTTCGGTTACCGGTGTTGTGCGCTGGAATGAATCAGACGGCCTGCTCACCGACGGAATGAAGATGATGGCCACCATCGGTTTTATCATGATTGCTGCTGCAGGTTTTGCACAGGTACTGAAAGAGACCGGCGAGATCGCAACGCTGGTCAGCAGCTCGGTCGACCTGATTGGCAATAATAAGCCGCTGGCTGCCTTCCTCATGTTGCTGGTTGGCCTGCTGATTACCATGGGCATCGGCTCTTCTTTTTCGACCATCCCGATTATTGCCGCGATCTATGTGCCACTGGCCATGCAACTCGGCTTCAGCCCGCTGGCCATTGTCGCCCTCGTAGGCACTGCCGCTGCACTGGGTGATGCCGGCTCACCTGCATCCGACTCTACTCTGGGCCCCACAGCAGGTCTGAACGTAGACGGGCAACATAACCACATCTGGGACTCTGTGGTACCCACATTCCTGCACTACAACCTGCCATTACTGGTGTTTGGCTGGTTTGCAGCAGTTACACTCTGA
- a CDS encoding response regulator: MDSRKIIILDDEEMMLRSLERRFKTEARNYDVHCFTSVKAALAELEQGECYAFISDVKMPLLSGDQVITYISQKYPEQACLVITGQAEREEIRRIVQAGNVGSILLKPLEFDKLLEALENISAPAAEPDAEG; encoded by the coding sequence ATGGATTCCCGGAAGATCATTATTCTTGATGATGAAGAGATGATGTTGCGCAGTCTCGAGCGGCGTTTCAAAACCGAAGCCCGTAACTACGATGTACACTGCTTTACCTCAGTAAAAGCGGCGCTGGCTGAGCTGGAACAGGGCGAGTGTTATGCCTTTATCAGTGATGTGAAAATGCCTCTGCTCAGCGGTGATCAGGTGATTACCTATATCAGTCAGAAATATCCTGAGCAGGCCTGTCTGGTGATTACCGGTCAGGCAGAACGGGAAGAGATACGGCGGATTGTGCAGGCGGGTAACGTGGGCAGTATTCTGCTGAAACCACTGGAGTTTGATAAGTTGCTGGAGGCACTTGAGAATATCTCAGCGCCTGCAGCAGAGCCGGATGCAGAAGGTTAA
- the mobA gene encoding molybdenum cofactor guanylyltransferase MobA produces MPSSAQDRFRFAAVILAGGEGARMEGRDKGLVDFHNQPMISWTLSKVAPLTDRVLISCNRNRSAYARFGFPLVNDLVSGFQGPLAGVQAAMAELDSSYTHLLLLPCDTPLLEAAQISFLLQQAEENPRSITLLANGDQPQFLHAVIPLCYRDNLTRWLGRGERAVYRWYRQFPMHQLDLGEESPQLRNFNTLSDLD; encoded by the coding sequence ATGCCCAGTAGTGCACAGGATCGGTTCAGATTTGCCGCGGTGATTCTTGCAGGAGGAGAGGGCGCGCGGATGGAAGGGCGTGACAAAGGGCTGGTGGATTTTCACAATCAGCCGATGATTAGCTGGACTCTGAGCAAGGTCGCACCGCTGACCGATCGGGTGCTGATCAGTTGTAATCGAAACAGATCCGCTTACGCGCGTTTCGGCTTTCCTCTGGTGAATGATCTGGTGAGCGGTTTTCAGGGGCCGTTAGCCGGCGTGCAGGCAGCCATGGCTGAGCTGGATTCGAGCTATACGCACCTGTTACTCCTGCCCTGTGACACCCCGCTGCTGGAAGCGGCTCAGATCAGTTTCCTGTTGCAGCAGGCGGAAGAGAATCCCAGATCAATCACGTTGTTAGCCAATGGTGACCAGCCACAGTTTCTGCATGCCGTGATTCCGTTGTGTTATCGGGACAATCTGACGCGCTGGCTGGGACGTGGTGAACGGGCGGTTTACCGCTGGTATCGCCAGTTTCCGATGCATCAGCTTGATCTGGGTGAGGAGAGCCCGCAATTGCGAAACTTTAACACCCTGAGCGATCTGGACTGA